The stretch of DNA GTGCCCGTGACCGCCAAAATGCCCGGCACCCTCACCCGTGTGTTGGTGAAAAATGGCGACCAAGTGAAGAAAGGCCAGCTCCTCGCCCAAGTGGACGACGGCGTGATGCTCAAAAGCCTCGCCGAGCTGGAAAGCCAGCTCAAAACCGCCGAAGACATCTACAACCGCCAGAAAGGCTTGTGGGAGCAAAAAATCGGCACCGAAGTGCAGTTCATCCAAGCCAAGTCGCAAAAGGAAAGCTTGGAGAACGCCATCGCCACCATGAAGGAAAACTGGGGCCAGACCAAAATCTACGCCCCCATCAGCGGCACGGTGGACATGGTCATCCTGAAAGTCGGCCAAGCGATTTCGCCGGGGGTGCCACTTTGCAACATCATCAATCTCAGCCAGCTGAAAGTGGTGGGCAACGTGACGGAGGCTTATGCGGCCAAAGTGCGAAAAGGCGACCAAGTGACCGTGTTTTTCCCTGATTTGAAAAAAGAAATCAGCACTCGGGTCACCTACGTCAGCAAAACCATTGACCCCAACACGCGCACGTTCGCGGTGGAGTGCGCGTTGCCCGGCAGCCCCGATTATCGCGCCAACATGGTGGCTGTGATGAAAATCATTGACTATCAAAACCCCAGCGCCCTCGTGGTGCCTGTCAACCTGATTCAGACTGCCGAGGACG from Saprospiraceae bacterium encodes:
- a CDS encoding efflux RND transporter periplasmic adaptor subunit yields the protein MKNKDLLQILTFGAVVALLSACGGGSPDPAVQLAALKDQKAQIEAEIAALEKVVGNTNGAERRVKVVGLSEMNPTVFRHYIDLQGRVDAEENVPVTAKMPGTLTRVLVKNGDQVKKGQLLAQVDDGVMLKSLAELESQLKTAEDIYNRQKGLWEQKIGTEVQFIQAKSQKESLENAIATMKENWGQTKIYAPISGTVDMVILKVGQAISPGVPLCNIINLSQLKVVGNVTEAYAAKVRKGDQVTVFFPDLKKEISTRVTYVSKTIDPNTRTFAVECALPGSPDYRANMVAVMKIIDYQNPSALVVPVNLIQTAEDGDFVMVAEKNGEKQATAKKAAVKQGSNYNGMVEIASGLKKGDFVISTGFQDVNNGETVAF